The Christiangramia forsetii KT0803 DNA segment TTGCCAGAACCTGGTTAAGCGTTGAACAAACTTCTGCACAAACCCTGTCAGTTCTAATACAGTCTTTCATCATTTTCACATTGTCTTCATCCAGACAGGCATCTGCACAATAATTACAATGGTTGATACAATTTCCTAATGCGCTAATTAATTTCTCATTTCTCATAATATCTGATTTTTAGTTGTTTATATAAATCTAAGAATCAGAATCAATGCAAGCCTTTAAAATTTTGCTAAGAACTTTCAGTTTTAAATGAATTTAACTTTCGAGAGGAATAATTAAGAGTTTTTTATGTCCACTAACTTCCAACTCCAACCGTCCTGCCGGACAAGTGTTTTAAACATTCTTCTGTTATAATCAATATCTTCTGGAAAATTATCATCTTTCAAATTATCAAAAATGAGTTCTTTTTCTAAAAGTTTTTTGATACCTGGAGATGGAGGCCCATGTTTCTCAGGGTTTATGTGGGTGACTTCAGTAAGAACCTCAAAATAATTTTCGTAGGCGATCATCAGTGGCTTAATTTCTTTATACTCCGGTCTTATTTCCTCTTTTACTTGATCTGAAATAATAATCAATGCCTCATAAAGTCTCGCCAGCTGAAGTATGATCGCATTTTTCTCTTTATTATTATGAAAATAATGGATCACAGGATAAGCGCGATGCTGCTGACTGTATTTAATTATTGATTCTGAAATATCTTCAACTTTTTTGATGAAAGGTTCAAAATTTTCTCCGTTCCATCCACTAATTATTATTTCTTCGGGACTGCTGCCAAGTGTACTCAATCTAATTCCAAGTTTGCGCTGGTCTATTACTGCTGAAAGTACCGGAATAAAATAAGTAACAGACATGGTAAGAAGGATGAGGCCCGTAAAAGAATAAATGCTGGTCACTATTCGCCATAAATCTGTTGAGGCCACATAATCACCCATCCCCAGGGTTGATAGTGTAAAACCACTGTAATATGTAATTTGCCAGAAATTTGCAGGTACTTTTGTAGTGCTATCAATAATGGATGCTGGATGTGAATAAAGAATACAAACAAGACTTCCCCATAACAATAACACCCAAATAAGGACGATAGAAATCAATAAAAAATAACCGCCGTGAGCCAGTATTTTTGCTTTGCCATTTCTTCCGGAAACTATCAGTAAAAGTTTCCAGAAGAGATGCGAAAATCTACTGGTCAACCATCCTCCACCCTGCATAGACAAAGTAGTTTGAAGAATATCAAGCACAATGGACAGATAGAGGATTACCCCTATAAACAGTAAGATTTCCATAATATTTATTTTGGTTGATTGTACAAAAGCTTAAAATTCTTAGCCTGATAAATACTATTATCTTAAACTCTTGTTTCTTAAACTGAATCCAGGCTTTTTCTATCTTTTACATGCCTGTTCTTATACTCTGAGGGAGTTATGCCGGTAGCCTTTTTAAAAGAAGTTGAAAGATATGCGGGGGTAGAATATCCTAAATTATCAGCGATCATTGCAATATTCCATTCATTATAATTCAATAACTCCTTGACACGTTCTACACGAACTGCATTATAAAATTTCTGAATACTCTGCCCTTCACTCTCACTAAAAACGTGGGTAATATGGCTATAATCAAAATGCAACTCTTTAGTTAAAATGCTGGATAGTTTATGGTTAGAGGTATCGTTTGAGTAGACCTCCTCTATGATCACAGATTTGATAGAATTAATTAGTTTTTCATTTCGATCCTGAATAATTTCAAATCCAACCTGTTCAAAACGTTTTTGGAGCTGATGAATTTCAATGCTGGTTAATTCCCTATTCAGGTTTGCCTCTCCTAAGCTAATTTTAGAAAAAGGAATTTCCAGATCCTGGAGAATATCTTTGACCGTTATTATACAGCGCTGGCAAACAACATTCTTGATATGAAGAGGATAATTATTCAAAATTCTTGGTTTATTGAACTAAAATTCAATTAAAAATAATAAATCAGGCTGAAACTTGTTCAGCCTGATCCACAATTATTTACATGATGGTTTCTTCAACACGACCACACTTAAGCATTTTATCTCCAAAATATGGGTTTCTAATTTCTTCTGAATTTGAATACCAGAAATCCCCTTTTCCTTCAAAGGCCATTGGGCAGAACTGCTTATAGATCTTTCCTGAAGAAATAGCTTCTTTAAGTACCGGCTCCATAGCCGCAGTTAATTCTGAAAAGACCTCTCTTTGCTGATTGATATTCTCTGTAGCTACCATTCTACCGGCAATTTTAGCGATCTCCGGTCTGGCTTCGTTTAAGGTATTTCTTAAGTTTTCTGCTGACTTTCGGCTAGCTGAAGCATCAGTTCTAACCAGAGCATCTTTTACAGCCAGATACTCTTCAAAAGCCTGTTTTACCTTTTCATTACTAAATTCAGCAGGTACCTCTTTCATTGGTTTTTCATCATCCATTTCTTTAGAATCCTGACTCATTTCATGATGATCTTCAGCAACAGTTTCCTCTTTCTCCTTTTTAGAATCTGCACAAGAAGAAAGAATTAAACTTCCTGCAATTAAACTCATCGTTATTAAACTTCTTACTTTCATTTTCATTTTTATGATTATTTACTATTGATATTTGACGTATTTATATGTTAATGATAACAATCTATTTTTTATTCTTCTTTTTTGGCTGAATAATCTTTCTAACGGTTGGGGAAGAGATGTACCAGAGTAAAAATCCGCTTAAAACCGTAATAAGACCAAGCAAAGAAAAGCTTCTAAGCAGGAGATTATTAAAATCATCCCTTCCTTCGTAATCCATTGTGTGCGTCATCCAAAGAAAATCAAACCAGCGCCAGTCCCTGTGACGCACGCTTTTAAAATTTCCTGTCAAAGCGCCTACGTAGGCCTTTAGGTTCTCATCGGTATCATAGGAAATCACATATGCAGGCAGCAAATTTTCACGATATTCGTGATGCTTACCTGTTTCAGTTATCCTCTGGATTCCGGATACTTCCAGATCTGCTCTCATATATCTTGAGGCTATATCAAGGGCCTGTTGCTTACTAATCTCATCAATTTTTTCTCCAGAACGCGCATCCATTAATATTTTATTATTGATATAATAGAACGGCTGCCCTGAGAT contains these protein-coding regions:
- a CDS encoding four-helix bundle copper-binding protein, whose protein sequence is MRNEKLISALGNCINHCNYCADACLDEDNVKMMKDCIRTDRVCAEVCSTLNQVLATNYKDVQGLVDYCKKVCQACADECGKHDHKHCQDCAKACKECVSACEAYAA
- a CDS encoding potassium channel family protein, with the translated sequence MEILLFIGVILYLSIVLDILQTTLSMQGGGWLTSRFSHLFWKLLLIVSGRNGKAKILAHGGYFLLISIVLIWVLLLWGSLVCILYSHPASIIDSTTKVPANFWQITYYSGFTLSTLGMGDYVASTDLWRIVTSIYSFTGLILLTMSVTYFIPVLSAVIDQRKLGIRLSTLGSSPEEIIISGWNGENFEPFIKKVEDISESIIKYSQQHRAYPVIHYFHNNKEKNAIILQLARLYEALIIISDQVKEEIRPEYKEIKPLMIAYENYFEVLTEVTHINPEKHGPPSPGIKKLLEKELIFDNLKDDNFPEDIDYNRRMFKTLVRQDGWSWKLVDIKNS
- a CDS encoding helix-turn-helix domain-containing protein is translated as MNNYPLHIKNVVCQRCIITVKDILQDLEIPFSKISLGEANLNRELTSIEIHQLQKRFEQVGFEIIQDRNEKLINSIKSVIIEEVYSNDTSNHKLSSILTKELHFDYSHITHVFSESEGQSIQKFYNAVRVERVKELLNYNEWNIAMIADNLGYSTPAYLSTSFKKATGITPSEYKNRHVKDRKSLDSV
- a CDS encoding DUF3347 domain-containing protein, whose product is MKMKVRSLITMSLIAGSLILSSCADSKKEKEETVAEDHHEMSQDSKEMDDEKPMKEVPAEFSNEKVKQAFEEYLAVKDALVRTDASASRKSAENLRNTLNEARPEIAKIAGRMVATENINQQREVFSELTAAMEPVLKEAISSGKIYKQFCPMAFEGKGDFWYSNSEEIRNPYFGDKMLKCGRVEETIM
- a CDS encoding PepSY domain-containing protein, whose translation is MVKRKTALNIRKAHRYLGLFIGIQFIMWTVSGLYFSWTDLDEIHGDQFKKEKPVQSSFSDLKSPTVLDPELRVTSVKLQEISGQPFYYINNKILMDARSGEKIDEISKQQALDIASRYMRADLEVSGIQRITETGKHHEYRENLLPAYVISYDTDENLKAYVGALTGNFKSVRHRDWRWFDFLWMTHTMDYEGRDDFNNLLLRSFSLLGLITVLSGFLLWYISSPTVRKIIQPKKKNKK